The Sulfurimonas aquatica genomic sequence ATCAATGGCGGAGATAGAAAAGTATTTTTCTGATTTTCTTGTTAAAAAAGAGTCTATCAGTTATAACAAAGAAGCTAAAAAATTTGACGTTAGAGAGAGTACTTACTTTTTACAACTGCCACTTCATTCAAAACCAAGTCAGCCTTCAAAAAAACAAGACTTTAAAAAACTGCTTTTAGCACTTGTTAAAAAAGAGGGTTTAGAGATTTTGACTTGGAGTAAAAAGGCCACAAGCTTAAGAGATAGAGTAAACTTTTTAAATCATCATCAAGAGTTTGTAGACTTTAGCGATGAGAGACTACTTAAGAGACTCGATACTTGGCTAGAGCCTTATCTCTCAGGCATAACGACTATAAAAGCGTTAGAAGCCTTAGACACACACGCTATGCTGTTATCTCTTCTATCATGGGAAGAACAAAAGCTTTTAGAGACTATGGCTCCCTTAAGTATCAAAGTCCCTAGTGGCTCCAACATACACATAGATTATTCTGATTATGAAAAACCATCCATGAGCGTAAAAATACAAGAAGTTTTTGGACTTCATGAAACGCCAAAAGTACTTAACAACACTTTAGCATTACAAATTCATCTCTTAACGCCAGCTATGACGCCCATGCAGATAACATACGATTTAAAAAGCTTTTGGGAAAACTCATATGCCGAAGTTAGAAAAGAAGTAAGAGGGAAATATAAACGCCACTACTGGCCAGAGGACCCTTTTGAGGCGATAGCCACCAGTAAGACTAAAAAACATATGATGAGAGAGTTAAAAGAGTAAGCTTATCTAATTAGGTGTTTTAGTATATCAACAACTTGTGGTTCAGACTCTACAACTGCAGATGCGGCACCGTCAATCTCTTTAAGCGCGTGTATAAACTCTTGGGGATGAATAACGATTAACTTCTTATCTAGAGCAGCTGCATAACCAGCGTCAAACGCGGCATTCCACTGTTTGTACTTCTCACCAAACTTTACAACTACTATATCAGCATGTTTAATGTAAGTATGACTTCGCATAGAGTTTATTTTTGCGCTTACATGGTCATTGTAGAAGTTATTCTCTTGGTCTCCAACTACATTTTTACCTATGTCATCGCTACTTGCATGGTCATGTTCTGGCGTTAAAAACTCTATATCATAACCTTCACAACCTCTTATGATTGATTCTCTCCAGTTAGAATGAATTTCCCCTGCTAAATATACTGTATACACATTTTTTCCTTTTTATATTTTTGTTTATGAAATTATATAATCTAGCTCGCGTTTGGAGTTATTAATAGAAGGCTTATCTATATAAAAACCCTGAGAGTAGTCTATCCCCAACTCTTTGACTTTATCCATCACTACGCTTGAGTGGACAAACTCAGCAACAGTTTTAATACCGAGTTTTTTCGCAAAACTCACTATTGTCTCGACTACTAAAAGCGCTGATTTATCGACATCTATGTCTTTTATGAGTGAGCCATCTATTTTAATATACTGAGCTTTTATCTGAATGAGATACGAGAAGTTAGAGTACCCACTACCAAAGTCATCTATAGCCACCTTAGCGCCATAGCGTTTAAGTTCTGTGATAAAACGCTCAACTCTTTGAAAATCTTCAACCGACTCAGATTCAAGCAGTTCAAAGGTAACGCGAGATGCTGCTTTGAAGTTTTTTACTTTTTCAAGTATAAAGTTAAAAATTTCACTACTCATAATGTCTTCTATTGAGAGGTTAATGTTAAACTCCATATCACTATCTTTAAATGCTTCAAATGACTTGTCTATCATCTGTTTTGTTATTTCATTATAGATTTTTATTTTCTTAGCAATAGGGATAAAAAGAACGGGAGAGAGAACTTTCTCATCTTTATCGATGAGACGGGCTAAACACTCATACTTAACTATTTTAGATGTTTTGTTATCTATTATCGCTTGAAAATAGGGAACAATTCTAGACTCCTTTACTGCTTCTCTTACAATTTCTGAGAGTTCAATGTTTCGTTCGTAGTCATTTTCAAAGTTCATTCTATCTTCATATATCCAAAAAGGCACACCAATTTGTTTTGCATAGTTTAATGCCATTGAGACTTTTGAGAATATTTTTTCGTTATCTATGCTTGAAGAGGATGCCATAGTAAAATCAACAAATATCTTACTTTTTTGATGCATAACAAAAAAAGAGTTTATCTTCTTGTACAGTTCATTTAGGTAGAGTTTCAACTCATAAAAACTCATCTTTTTATCTAAGATAAATCCAAACTCAGCGCCAGAGAGTCTGTAAATTTTATACTCTGTTATAGTTTTACTTAGGTATTTTGAAATCTCTTCTATTACATAGTCACCTATAACAAAGCCATAGAAGTTGTTTATAGTTGCAAAATTATCTATCTTTATTAGGACAAGTCCATACTCATCATCTACTTGCATATCTTTTCTGAGTTGGTAAACGTTTGGAAGAGACGTTAGCTGATCTGTAAAGAACTTGCCAAAAAGTTGCGTTCTACACTTATTTGCTATCTCATCTTTATTTATATACTCAAGATACATCTCATTTAGAACAACATCTATGGTTGCAGTCTCATCACAAACACTGTTGCTAGAAAACATCGTTAAAGAGGTATTTACTTTGTCATCATGTTTCATTAGTGTGATATATATATCAGAAGGTAAACGCGAAAGTTCTTTTTTGAGGGTTTGCACTAAAACTGTATTATGAATATAGGAAGATATATGGATAACATTACTACTCTTTATCAATTTTTCAACTTCACGAACTACAGAAAATACCTCACTTGAAGATGAGAGTGAAAAGTTATTTATTTTAAATCCATCAATCTCTTCACTCATACTTTTCTCCATAAATTAAAATAGTATTTAAGTATAGTAGCATAATTCCAAATTGTAAAGTATAGTTTAACCACACTTTCAATATACTCTCATATATTTTTTATTGTGGTGGTAGAAGTTGAAATCTTTCCAAAATCTTATTCTTCTTCAAAACCTTTATAGGCTCAAGGCTATAGGTTTTGAGTATATAGACCATTTTAATATTAATGAAAAAAGAAACTATGAAACGCCACATAGCATTAGTGAGTTGGCATCAAATATTTCATCGTGTCATCTTTGTGATTTAAGTAAATCAAGAACGCAGAGCATGAGTGGTTTTGGAAATGAAAACGCGGACTTAATGATAATAGACTTTAGTGTTTCACAGTCGCAGGATTCTACAAATTCATATTATGCTGCAAGATCAGGAGAGACTTTAAAAAACATGATTGAGAATGTACTCAAACTTAGCATAGATGATGTTTTTTTAACACATGAGGTAAAATGCAAGCCATTAAATGCAAATGTACCCTCACCTTCTGAGTATAATTCTTGTAAGAACTATCTATTTTCACAGATTAAATTTATTCAACCAAAAGTCATTGTTACTCTTGGCGAAGACGCTTACTCAAACCTGACTGGTGATAACAGTAGTTTTGACAACGCAAGAGGACACGTGATAGATTTTGGGGAGTCAAAACTCATCCCAATATATCATCCTCAATATCTACTGAGAAACCCAGACTTAAAAAAAACGACCTTAAATGATCTAAAAACCATCAAGAGCTGCTTATGAAAAAACTATTATTTTTACTTCTCCCTGTTTTTATGTTTGCTCAGAGTTTTATGCTCTCAAACATTCCACTTCCAAAGACCTATATACAAAATCTAGACCCATACGAGTGTGATCAACTCTGTCTACAAGATTTTTTAGATAACGATATGATATTTTCTTTTCTCGCTCATGCTAAAGAGAAACTCCAAGACGAAAAGCAAAATGAGACGAGAGTTATGCTTGTCTCTATCTTAAACTTAGGCTCTTTTAGAACTGGAAAAACATTTAAAGTTGCTATCTTACTTCCTTATAAAAAGATAGGAAAGTATGCCTCTTCAACTACTAATGCAACCTTTGCTTACCTTATCACTAAAAGCCATCCTTTTATGTTAAAAAGCTACAAGATAGAGAGTGAAGAGAGTTTGGACATTCAAAAAGCCTTAGAGCAGATTCAAGCTGATGGATTTGAGTATATTATCGCCCCGCTAACGATGCAAGGAGCAGAGAATATAGCTGAAATAGATCCGCAAATAAATATTTACTTTCCAACCATCAATAAAAATGATATGAATACATCATCACCTTTTCTCTCATTTGGTGCTATTGATTATATGGCACAAAGCAAGGCTCTTTTAAAAGAGTCTGTTTCACCTCTTGTAATATTTTCTGACAAGTCGTCTGTTGGTAAAAAACTCTCTACCTATCAATATAAACAATTTTTTACAGAAGATGAAGTTGACTTGAATGATACAGATCAATCTCTATATATAGATGTAACTGAAGATGAAAATTTAGAAGAAGAGATAGAAAAAAAAGCTATACAATACTACATATCTAAACGCACAACAAATATAGAGTCCCATCTTAAAGAGAATGAAAAAATCGTAAACGGTTCATTTTTTATAAACACGCCTATCATCAAAACAGGGATGATAATGTCACAGCTGACACTTTATGATGTAAACGCGACAAATGTTCTCTCTACTCAGATAAACTACGACCCTCTACTACTATCTATGACCCAGTATAATGACCGTAAAAATATGATAGTGGCAAACTCCATTACAGAGCATAATAACGTTCTTATTGAGACAAACTCACTTCTTGGCAACAACATTGTTTATGACTGGATAAATTATAGCACTACTGTTGGAATTGATTACTTTTATAGTTTATCAACGAATGAGCAAAGAGCATATAGTATCAGAGTAGAAGACAATCAGATGCAGTATACGACTGAACTACTCAAGCCAAAAGCGTCAAAGTTTGTAAAGTACTCTCAATAGATAATTACATACCTATTTAAAAAGAGTTTGAATAAGGGTTTTAACTTCTGTATTCATCTTTTGAGCTTTTCCTTCAAAAGATATAAATGCCAAAAGAATACTTAGCTCAAAAATCTTCTCTTCACCTCTAAAGATACTCTGTTTAAGAGAAAATGAAGCAGCTCTCATCTCAACAAGTTCACTTTTAATCTCAAGTAAATCACCGAGCTGAGCGCTACTATAAAAGTCCCCCACAACTCTACGAGCGACAAAATGACCACTCTCTAAAAATGGCGTTATATTTTTAGTAAAAAACACTTCACTTCTAGCTCTCTCACAAAAGTTCAGATAGTTTGAGTGATATACAACTCCACCTGTATCTGTATCTTCGTAGTAAACCCGTATCTTCATGCTAAACCCCTATATATCCGTCACTATAGAGCTTTTTCAAATTCACCGGACACTAAACTGGCCCCTAAATTATCTTAAACTCAAAGCGATTCTTAAATTATATTTTCCGTATTGTACAGAAAAACAATACTATCTACTATTAGAATAATTCTAAGCATCTTCCATATACCCAGAAAAACCCTCCCTAACAAATCTATATGATAAAGAAACGCCAATTCAAATAGTAAGTGCAACACTTATTAAATCTGATTCTTCAGGAATCATAAGTATTGCCGTTCCTCTGTGATTTGTCACAGAAAACCTTTCCTTTTTTATAAGTTGATCTCCCCGAATATCACAATTAACCATGAAAACAGGATTTTTCTTTTGGGAAAATAGTTGTTTATAATCTTTTATATGTATTACTTCAACATCAGTTACTGTAACTAAAGTACCAAAAGTATCTATAATGGGTAAGAGTTTCTCTTTCATTTTTTCTAAATCATCTTTTGTTGGCAACTCAGGTTTGTCATAAATACTACTAAATTTTTTACCAACAACTTTTGCTGGCCACCAATCATCACATGTCAAATATAACTGCGCAGCATCTTTCCTTTTGATTGTTAACAATATGAATGGAGTGTAACTGCCCATAACCATATCCGCAATCTCAACTGGAAGTTTTTTTAAGCATTCTACTGAGTTATTTGTCCATCTTGAGTGTCCAAACCATAATGAACTTGGTGGAATCTCTAAAGGATTTTTTTTATGGTCATATTCAAAATCTTCACATAAATTTAATGGCCTAAATATCTTTGCTAAAGCCTCAACGACTGAAAACCTAAATTCTCTATCGGACAGATCTTTTTTGGTATTTAAAATAAAGCTCTTAACATCATCTGATTGAGGAGCTTCTATCTCTTTGATACATTTTTGCAAAAATTTTAGAGGCTTAGATTGTTTTTTCATAGAGACAACCCACACATTATCCAATTCGGAACTCTGAAACTTTTCTGTAAACTCTTTAATACTCTGAAATTCTGAGAGCAAAGAGTCACTAATATGTTTTTTTGCGAAAGAAGAATCAGTTATCTCATTCCTATAGAAAAGCTCACTTTTTTTATAAATTTCAAAAGCAAGAGCCTTGTTGTACCTAGTCCCACCATTGTAGGTGAATGAATAGTTATATTTTATTTTAATTCTATTTGGAAAATCGTTTTCATTTTCTTTTGCTTGAATCTCAACCGTTTTAAAAGATTCGTAGCCTTCACTGCCATAATCAGAACCTGAGTAATCTGCTTCCATCCATATATCTTCACTCGTAATAATTAAAACTGATGATTCTTTACTTGTTGTCGGTAATCCCATTTATTTTACTCCTCTTTTTACTTGTTCTTCATCAGCTGATTGACCAATTCTGAACTTGTTACGATAAAAAGAATTATATTTAATATGGATGACAAGATGTGTCACACCATAACCTATAGATTTTAGTATATTCTATTTTTAATGATATGCCCAAACTGTGCCTAAAAAATAAAATTGAATGAATTGAAGAAGAGTAGAGTTGTAAAGTTCGTGTTTATCTCTTTAATAGTTTTTGTTATGTAGTTTTAGAATTTCCGTATCCGAAAAATAAATCTTCGCTTAAGATAACAAATGAACTTTTATTTTCAAGATATTAAACAGTACTAGAACCGGTCACTAAACTATCTGAAACTGAAAGTGATTCTTCAATTATATTTTCCGTATTGTACAGAAAAACAACACTATTTATCATGATAAAAATATATGTATATTTTTGTGTCCGCAAAGACTCTCACCTAACAAATCTATATGATAAAGAGATATTGGCTCGTTTAACGTATTCTTTCATTTCAAATCAAATACAATAGAGGCCAATGTGAATCTACTACTAGAATTGGTGTAGAACAATCAAATAGTTTAACAACATATAATGATGTTTCAAAGTTCTTAGGGAAGGAAAGTTCGCAGAGGATAAGCACTACTATAAAAATGACATAGGGCATCCAATATTTATTCGATCAGAAATTATGACTTAACAGTAAATATGGGTGCTTGCTTTTCAACTTTGTTCTTTTATAGAACAAGATAATATTGTTTTATCAATTTAATTATTCATCTAATCAAGCAGACGAATAACTATTTATTTTAAGTTTTTTTAATAAGCTCTCTCATCGCCCACTGTGCAAATTCACTCCGAGGACAGCTATCAATTCGTCCGTAGTTTTTTCCTTCTGAACACCGATAAATAATTAAATCATTTTTGGGATTTGGATTGGATGCTTCATCTATTACTTGACGTACAGACCATTCATGACCGTGTTTTCCATTGGTATAAAAATGACCCAGTTGAATTTCACTAGCACTGAGCTTATCATTATCTGCATGTTCTAAAGTGAGTGTAAAGAGATTCTTCAGATCTTCTATGGTGATATCAATCACTAAATCCATATCTTTAACTGCTTGCTCGATATTCTTACTTTGGATAGAAGAATACGAGGTATCCTGAGGGTTTGTTTGTTTTTCCATAAAACGCATCATGCGAACAGGATAACGTCGCCAAGCGAAGAAACTATTAAAAATTATTGCAACAATAAAAATACTTAAGACATTAATAAAGACAGGAGTCAAGATGTACATAAATCCTAAATCATGTATAACAGGACCTCCTACTACAGCAACAAGAGCTGTAGCACCCCCAGGAGGATGGATACAATTTAACAGATGCATAGCTCCAATGGACAGACCAACTGCGAGCCCTGCTGCAATAAAGATGTTAGGAACGAGCATATAACAAGCGACACCTATAAAGGCGGAGATAATATTTCCCATAAAAAGTGCCCAAGGCTGCGATAAAGAACCATGAGGAATAGCGAAGAGTAAAACAGCAGCTGCCCCCATTGAGGGAACTAAGAAAAATGCAGCTTCAACTCCTATGATAAGATAGCTGATATAAAAGCTAATAGATATACCTAGGATACTTCCTATCGTAGCTACTATTTTTTCGCTGTTACTTGTTCTGGAATGTTCAATAAAAAAGAATTGTTTAAATATTAGAAGCATATTATTCATATTTAATCATAGCATATAAAAATTTATAATACACCAAAATATAAGGCCATAATATGAAATATTTATTTACATTCATAGTGATACTAACATTATTTTCAGTAATAGAAAGATTGACACCTAAAGATTGAGATCTCCCCTTATAAACCGGTCACTAAACTATCTGAAACTGAAAGCTATTTTTTAATTTTATAACTGTAATTGTACAGAAATCAAGCAGTGTATTTTTAGTACCCAGATAGGTCTGTTCCAAAACCTAAAGTCTTTTGCAGCACCTTGATTGGCTCCCAATATTATCACTACTTACCTTAGGTAATTTAAGCATAAAACAAGCACCATCATCACTATTTTTAACTTGTAAAGTACC encodes the following:
- a CDS encoding YbgC/FadM family acyl-CoA thioesterase, which encodes MKIRVYYEDTDTGGVVYHSNYLNFCERARSEVFFTKNITPFLESGHFVARRVVGDFYSSAQLGDLLEIKSELVEMRAASFSLKQSIFRGEEKIFELSILLAFISFEGKAQKMNTEVKTLIQTLFK
- a CDS encoding uracil-DNA glycosylase; its protein translation is MKSFQNLILLQNLYRLKAIGFEYIDHFNINEKRNYETPHSISELASNISSCHLCDLSKSRTQSMSGFGNENADLMIIDFSVSQSQDSTNSYYAARSGETLKNMIENVLKLSIDDVFLTHEVKCKPLNANVPSPSEYNSCKNYLFSQIKFIQPKVIVTLGEDAYSNLTGDNSSFDNARGHVIDFGESKLIPIYHPQYLLRNPDLKKTTLNDLKTIKSCL
- a CDS encoding GGDEF domain-containing phosphodiesterase; protein product: MSEEIDGFKINNFSLSSSSEVFSVVREVEKLIKSSNVIHISSYIHNTVLVQTLKKELSRLPSDIYITLMKHDDKVNTSLTMFSSNSVCDETATIDVVLNEMYLEYINKDEIANKCRTQLFGKFFTDQLTSLPNVYQLRKDMQVDDEYGLVLIKIDNFATINNFYGFVIGDYVIEEISKYLSKTITEYKIYRLSGAEFGFILDKKMSFYELKLYLNELYKKINSFFVMHQKSKIFVDFTMASSSSIDNEKIFSKVSMALNYAKQIGVPFWIYEDRMNFENDYERNIELSEIVREAVKESRIVPYFQAIIDNKTSKIVKYECLARLIDKDEKVLSPVLFIPIAKKIKIYNEITKQMIDKSFEAFKDSDMEFNINLSIEDIMSSEIFNFILEKVKNFKAASRVTFELLESESVEDFQRVERFITELKRYGAKVAIDDFGSGYSNFSYLIQIKAQYIKIDGSLIKDIDVDKSALLVVETIVSFAKKLGIKTVAEFVHSSVVMDKVKELGIDYSQGFYIDKPSINNSKRELDYIIS
- a CDS encoding YtoQ family protein, whose amino-acid sequence is MYTVYLAGEIHSNWRESIIRGCEGYDIEFLTPEHDHASSDDIGKNVVGDQENNFYNDHVSAKINSMRSHTYIKHADIVVVKFGEKYKQWNAAFDAGYAAALDKKLIVIHPQEFIHALKEIDGAASAVVESEPQVVDILKHLIR
- a CDS encoding HPP family protein, which translates into the protein MNNMLLIFKQFFFIEHSRTSNSEKIVATIGSILGISISFYISYLIIGVEAAFFLVPSMGAAAVLLFAIPHGSLSQPWALFMGNIISAFIGVACYMLVPNIFIAAGLAVGLSIGAMHLLNCIHPPGGATALVAVVGGPVIHDLGFMYILTPVFINVLSIFIVAIIFNSFFAWRRYPVRMMRFMEKQTNPQDTSYSSIQSKNIEQAVKDMDLVIDITIEDLKNLFTLTLEHADNDKLSASEIQLGHFYTNGKHGHEWSVRQVIDEASNPNPKNDLIIYRCSEGKNYGRIDSCPRSEFAQWAMRELIKKT